One Siniperca chuatsi isolate FFG_IHB_CAS linkage group LG1, ASM2008510v1, whole genome shotgun sequence genomic window, CATTTACAACACCTCCTGGTTCTTTGAGGTTTTCATCATCACTTGCTTCTTCTTCATCATTGACTTTCTCTTCTGATGCCGTTTGGGATCTCATTACAGATTTCCATTTTTCCAGATCTATTGTCTGTATTTCCTCGGATTTATCTCCTTTTGGCTGGAGGGCATCTTTCCACACTGGGCTTCCGGTATTGAAGTGGCGAGCATGGATGGATAGTCGGTGATGACAGGCGCTGCTGACTGGGAGAAAACTTATGGCTTTCCTCTTGGTAACACAGGACGCCACAATATGACTGCATTTCCAGAGTTCATAAAAGCCCTGGGTAGTGAAGCACCGTAACATTGCGATAAATTATTTcaagctgcagctgaaaatactAAAACTATGAAATATAGACTGTAGCTACGTCTTGAAGAATTTAAACGGAACCAAAGGTGTTATCAACCCGGTTCTCTCCGTTTTCTGCTGTCATGAAAATGTTATAAGTAACATCTGCATCTTGTTAATTGTCCGAAATATCCCCGAAGTTGTGTTCACATGTCGCAGAGTGCTCGTCAAATGTATGTGGAAGGTCACGTTGTTAGACGGTGTCACACTATAATGTGTCGTAGTGGAATGCCACTACATGGCATGACCATGGACGGTATAAAGGGCATGACACAGCGTGTCTGGTGTTAAATGTTTATCTAGCTGATCATAACACAATATTTCAACCAATAACATTTTTACTATAGCTTTCACTCGCTCTGGCGCGTCgatataatattttttccattaacGTTAATTTCATGTAGTTTCCAGCCGGATTTTTTCACAGAGTCGTACAGCAATAATGACGTAACTTCCTCCTGCTAGCAAAAACAAGGGAAGCTAATTTGTTAGCCACGaaaatgagtttgtttttgCCAAAATTAACTTGCAAAAAAGACATAGATGAAGTTATCAAAGGTGTAGCAGAAAAAGTATTAGTTTTGAGGTTTGGGAGAGACGAAGACTCGGTTTGTCTCCATCTCGATGAGATTGTAAGCAGGACCGTTAATGCAAATAACCAAACGGCTGCTCAGTGTTAGTGTCACGACTATTTTGCCTTTTGCTAATTTGTCATTTCTGTCAATTTTAGCTGTCAAAAACTGCCCATGACCTGAGTAACATGGCATCCATCTACATCGTTGATGTGGATAAAGCTCCCATTTACACAAGATACTTTGACATCAGTTACATCCCctccactgttttctttttcaacgGACAGCACATGAAAGTGGATTATGGGTGAGTGAACGTTAACAAGGTTACTGAGGTTCCCCCCGCCGCATGTGTAATTGTCTGATAAGTAGATAATTACCCTTGTCAAAATGCTTCAAAATAGGGCAGAAACTGACAATTAATCTGCATCTCCAACATAATTTACAGAGTTAAAACCAGGGAttctttttggtatttttgcttagAAAATGACTCAAACAGTTAATCGCTTGTCAAAATGGTTGCTGAATTTTCTGTTAGTTTGAATAAtccattaatcaactaatcgtttcagctctacattaaGGTCATACTTTAACTAGCCAGCCCCCAGTCTGGTCATTGAACATTAAGGATGCAtatcaacacatacacaaacaaactataAGTTACCACATATGTGCACACTGTAATACAAAAACAGTTGGTTTGACCTCATTTGGTTCATAATGGTTttacttgtttctttttcagctCCCCAGATCACACCAAGTTTGTCGGCAGCTTCAAGACCAAGCAAGATTTCAAGGATCTGATTGAGGTCATATACAGAGGAGCCATGCGTGGAAAGATGATTGTCCAGAGTCCCATAGATCCTCAAAATATTCCCAAATATGACCTCCTCTACCATGGAATTTAGAATCACACCTGCACTGTGCGGCCTTATGATCACAATAACCACTACTGGTTGATTAACTGACAAAAAATAGCTTTGGCTTTCAGCCACTAAGCAACCATCTGAACAGGTTTTGATATTAAAGCTGAAGTGTTTCAGATTTGGAGACTTTAATAAATATGTTAATTTCCCCATAGAAGGCAAATTACAAACAGCACATTGCCCTTTACTTGTTCTGTTGCTATctttaaaggttccctgtggagttttttttttatcactatTAACGCTTTCGAGTAATGTTTTATGTGTGGCTCCCCGTTTTGACGTGATACACATTCCAGCcagtggtttcacactattcctcTGATCAACACATAACACGTCAAGAAattactactaatactaatttGGAAGCTCTGTGAGACAGTGAAAAAGACTGCAATCTAGTaaatatggatgtaaacaatgcagggttttaaacttttaagaaaaaacgtttttgtaaatgtttaatgaggaaggaaatacattcaacaCATTAAGGATACACACAATTTGTCTTGGTGAGTaacacacatatgtaaactgACTGTAAACAACAAGAAGCTCCACAGGGCACCATTAAAGAACGTGTACACAAGAACGCTGTTTACCTAAACCTCTGGAGAATACTGTTAGTATCATGATTTTGATAAATGAGGTTCTGCAACtttattcagattttatttatttcttgtgaAAATGCagtatcatcatcatgtttCCCATGGAAAAGAGCTGCATATCAGCACAGAGATACAATTAATTTATCCAATGTGCatgctttgtttttataataaacttttatattttatcttgcTCCATAATGTTTCCCCCTGCACCATCTCTATGTAGCCTCTATttatgcttttaaaaaacacttttttggtgTTAATGTAAACTTGACACTTTTTGTATGTAAAGAGTAGCAGGCCGTGTCTGGATTGTGTTTACAGTTATAAACTTGTATCGTCATACAAGCATGTAGCTATATGTATTTCTCAGAGTTTTAAAGAATCCCACTAAATATTAGAAGCAGCCTCCAAAaagaccataaagttgaatcaacgctacaactgaacattataaccttcatgaaggtaggatttattgcagcaACTCACTAAATAACTCACTAATAATTTCAATCAATAGATGAACCAATAGTGAAagatcatatatattatataacacCAAGTCCCATCTAAGTGATGCTGTGCTGATATAAAATAGCTGTCATTCATCTGTGCTCTGCATCTGATTCACTCTTCATCCCTTTGAATCTAAAGGTGTATTTCCACATTTACAGTTGTTTCCTCgctttctctcctcccctctgatGGAGGCCTGGGTGCTGCATCTTGTGAATGAGCCCCATCAGAGGCAACATCAGCTGCTGATGATTTATCAGTGTTCCCATTCCTCTCTTTAATCCAGACTGCATACAGAGAGTTGAACCTGTTCTCAAACTGTATTCAAGGACAAAGGCACAGGAATAAGTCAGAAGTAATATGATATCATAAGTTTTCCAGTTTGGTTTAGTCGCCACCTCTGTGAGTAATCAAAAATAGGTATAATGTTAAAAAGTGATGGCTcacctctgtctgtttctcctctgtctcaGTGTCTTGTGTTTGCCATATTTTGTCTAAATAGAGATACTGTGATTAGACAAACATAACTCTCCGTAATGGATATAGTCATCAAAATCTTTCTCAAATTAAATCTATTAacttataattaataataattcttaCCTTTGTATTTAATAGCAGCTCCAACACAAAGACAGAGcaataaaatactgaatacaCCCAGAACAGGCCACTGCCATTGGACTCCACTGGCTGTAGATTCCTCGAGAAGCCCTAATAATGATAGATATGTTTTTCATGTCCAGCACCATGGTATATACAGGCACAAATTatcaattatttttaaattgattttacaATCATCTCCACCTGCAGCCTGTCTCGCTGTCTCGTTGTTTTCGGCTCCAGAGTGATGGAGGCTGTGTTCCTTGTAGCTGTAACCCAGGCTCTGGGTATCCCTGCCCCAGTAGTAGTTGTTGGTGTATAGCGGAAAGAAGGGTGCCATGTAGGCCTGCGCTCTCTGGGCCGGATGGACCTGGTCACTGTCAGGGTAGGTCGCTTCACTGTGGTCCTGCAACCACCTCTCAAGAAGCCTTGCACCCATTAACACAGCACAGAGAATACTGTAAAAAGAACTTAAATGCACTGTGATTTTGAGCACAGCAAAAGGTGGACACCCAAAATTGTATCTTTATTTTCAAAGATTAAATAATAGgtaaataatttttcaaatttgtcttaaaacaatacgtGCCCTTGTGTACATTGAAACAGCATTTGGTCTTGTAATCATTGCTCCTTTCCGTACTGGCTGTGAAGAGTTCCCTTCCTAAAGCGATTTCAGTGTAAGTGGTGGGGACAAAATCCATAGTGCTTCTTTTGTGTAAAGTTCAACCAAAGCTAATATTAGGCTTTAGCAGTCTGAATTAGACAAAccaagtgggtatcttccaaagttataGTCATATTAGTACCAATTTCCCGCTTTTTGTTGCTGTCAGAGCTCACCAAGGAAAGGAAGCACAAACAGGGAATTTCAAGACATTGTAGCTTTGGAAGTTATCCACCTTATTTGTCTAACACAGACTGCAGAAGCCTCATATTCGCTGCAGCTGAACTTTATCAtggtctgtggattttgtcccccttcacttacattgaaatcaCTTTAGGAAAGGGATCTCTTCACGGCCAGTACAGAACGGAGGAATGATTACAAGATCAGaaactgtttcaatgttttctttgtggCCAGTACAGTCAGGAGGAACAATTCCAGCAGCCAACAACACTTTCAGTGTACACATGGGCATGCCAGCACTGTTTTCAGATAGACttcaaaaaatgtgaacctatcctttaatggGAATTTTATTAACAATGAAAATCACATGACCTACTTGTCAATGAAGCTGTGATGCAGCATGAATATGGGGTCATTGGCTGCAGTGGGTACCAGAGACATAGTGCCATTGAAGTATCTGTGGACCAGGTTGTGCATTGAGGCATTCAGGTGTCGGGAATCGTCGGGAATCTCAAAACCTGACGGAGGTATTTAAAGTAGATTTAGAATTTCCTCGCCCtatttttggttattttacatCTTACTCTTTTATTGCTTTATGTTTTAGAATTCTTACTTGCACAAATTACAAATGGTTGAAATCCTGGTggcagagatttaaaataaaattcacctgTTCTTAATAAGAAACATAATTTATGAATTAGACAATTTAACGTACCTTCTAACGTGTTCCTGAAGCTGTTCCTTGACGTTATGTCAAATGGAGGGGTGTCAAAAAGTGGTGTTGCCATTGTGTCTTCAACATCCTCAGTGGTTGGTAGTGTTTTGTACACTGGATCCTTTCCAGGGTTGCGGATCAGATGTGCAGGATCAGAGGCATCAGAGATGCAGATTATACCAAGACTTTGCTGAAACGGACATGTGGTCtgtggagaaaagaaagaggaggacatgagttagaagaagaaaaagcgCAGGCATTTGGAAAAGAATGAGAATGATATCTCACCTTCCACTTTGAGAAAAGGGAAGCAGTGTCTATACGACCATCTTGGCCAACTCCCCCAAAGTACTGGTTGGTGCAGATGTTGCAGTGGTTGGTTCTGCTCCAGTCCCAATATGGGATGTAGAAATCTTGGTTCCCAGTGAGCTCCCTGATATCTCTCTCAATAAAGAGCAGAAACACTCGGTGCCAGAAGATAAAAGCAGGGCCTCTGTGTGCAGCATTATTTTCAGAACCAGAGTAGCTCTTAGCTGAGTAGTAGTGCATCCATACATACAGATCAtagacatttgtgttgtgaaatCCATAGTTCCCGTCCACTGTTGTGTCATTGCTTGTAAGGATCATATACCGGCTGCTGGGGCTCTGTTTTGCCAGGTGCAGGCTTGAGAGGAAGGTCTCCCTCTCAGAATCAGTCAGATCTGTTATCTCTTTCCTTTCCACATGGTGCCTTTGCAGACATTGGGGTCCTCTCCAGCCCGGGAGGCACTGACCACAGTCAAATCCATCATAGTTTCCCCAGCACGTACATACTGAATCATAGAAGGCACGAGGCCAGTTCACCCTGTAGTCCACTGGTTTTGGGAGGTCTCTTGCAGGATGTGGTGCACAGACTCCTCTCCCTGAGCTAAACCCACAAGGAGAGCCGTTCCAGAGAGGGCAACACATCCGAGTCTGCAGAGCCTCTGGTGTTGTACAGGGACGTGGAAACTGAGCCTGCACCCCTCTGAGGCTCATCAGATAAAGCAAAAGGACCAGGCAAAACCACTGGAGCGAAAGCAGCATGttggaggagatggagacagaTCACTGCTCTAATTAAGTCCCTGTAAAACATCAGGAGGATACAGCAAATTCACCAGCTTGTCACTGGCAGCTTCCTTTTAAAGGCTAAATGTCATAAGACCTTTACACTTTGATATTTATGCTGCAATATTTGAACAAGTGGTAGGTAGGCATTTCTGTGAAATCTCCAGACAGCTGTACAATTACACTGCTTTGTCTCTTACACAAGACTGTGTGTTAGATCACTGGACCAGCCAAAGAGGTTCATCACACTGTTTCTATCCTACTACATATTCAATGTTTATGGTTAATTTTTAAACAGAATGAAAAGTGAAGGACACAGCATGTGTTATATCAGCTGTGTCAACATAAGAATCAAAAGTTAATCTGGTTTGGTcagtgtcctgtgtgtgtgtgcgtcacagagagagggagatagatAAAAACATAAGTGGATGTTTTACCCTGTAGTGTTATTGAGCACTATTGCAGTATTGTTTGTATCTCGTGTTGTATCCATCACTCAACAGAAGAGGCCCATTAACACGTCatggcatgtacagtatatcagatGAAAGGTGGGAAAACACCTGATGTCCCTCGTTTTCATCTATTTCTACATATGGACATTTGTTGATGGTAATATACCATAAAATGTAGCAATGTGAcaataaaagagaagaagaaaactgcaAGTGGATAAACAAGGCAAGTttcaaaagattttttaaaaggctttacaaatgaaaataattctaTAAGTTTTTAGATAAAGAGCCAAAGTCCTGTCCCACTTCTAGGTTAGCCTCTGTCCCATGTGCTTTCAGTTTAATATAATTGCCATGTAGGGTATTGTTGTCTTTCTGAAAAACAGATACTGGTATGTTCCATGCATGTTATATTCAACAGTATTACTGTTCAGTAACATTTGAGCATCGAACATCTACAAATCAGGTTAGGTTTGTTTTTTATAGTGCTTATATGGCTAAGACTAATTTTACTttgctttactttattttactatGGACAGAAAGCTTTTTAGAAATACCAATTAAAGAAACCCTTTATGGAAAGTAATGTCTGGCTGAGAAGTGCAGTGGCTACCTTGAAAAAGGCGAGTGACTTGCCTCTGTTGAgtagaatatggacagaaaacgTCATATTTCAGCTTAGAAAGAATGATAAAAGAAGCCCCCTATGAATAATTCTACCTCAGCTCTCTGTGCaaacaaaactgtttgtttacaatgaaaacacaccTTTAAACAGCATGCATCTAACAGCAAATAGGAAAAACcctttatttacaaaaataagtAATATTGCCATTGTCTCATACAGCCATCAGGCATAGGGCATTTTGGCCCAAATGAGATCTGCGGGCAGAACTAGCAGACATTTGACCTGGCACTCCAATCAATTAGTAAATAGAAGAGGTTTCTGTGTCATTTTGTGGATTTGTGGACATTgcgcttttattgtgaaaaacaCTCTGTACAGGAAGTGTTTCTTCTTCTGGCGGATCTCGAGGAAGCGACACAGCAATGGCAGCGACCTTGTATAGAGCATGGTGTTCATAACAGTTTAGTTAGTTAACCTAAAATGCTCATATATCGACCACACGAAGTGACAGTTTGGTGTTAGTTTAGTGTCCGTTTCAAGGTGAACATCATGATTTCCTTCATTAAGGCTGCTGTCGGTGGATTGACCGGCATCAGTAGAGTCCATGGTCACCAAGGTAACGTTAACacaagttagctaacgttaacggtATTGTGACATTTTGGTTAACTAACTATAGCTAACAAAAACTAGCCCCCTTTTGGGACTGTATTTATTGCGTGtgagttatatatatatttctttatgtatttgtttaataGGAACAGTATACATTAATAAGCGTTGCTGTAAATGTCAATTGGATATATTTTAACTGGTAGTCCCTGGACAGATGTTACATACATGGTCACCCCAACAACAACGTAAATTCAAACAGTTATTGAAGTAGGATATAAGTATGCAGCGCAATAATATTAAGGCAATAATTAAGATAACATGTACTATACCGAACATTATTATGCTACATTGTCAGGTACCAACCATTAACATGCAGCACAGAAGCAAATAATACACAGAGCAAGCAACACATATAtagtaaaaacataaatcacGTTGGCACAATAATGGTGAGGTCAAAATGACATGCAAGAACTGAGGTTTAAAACTGTTTCAGTACATAGAGATATAAGTTAGTGGTGATAACAAGATGACAGCAAGACAagtgcacagagagacagaagataGCAAGAAGATAACAAGGAGAGATGGACTTTCAGACAAAGCTGACCACCAACTAACCGTTTTTCTATCTGGAGACATAAGAACAACAGTCCCAAACAAGGACAAGTAACACCAAGGCTTAAACTCTTAACAACTGTCTCCTTAAGctgaaaaacacatgaagacttaaagtttttgtttacaATACCACTTTACATCcaagtgggttttattttattcattttattttattggcagTTTTAGGCTGAACTTTGACAAACATCATGTCAAGCCGTGTCAACTGCTGTTTGCTCCACAGGTCTTTTGCACAGCCACTTGAAAGTCCTCGCTGCTGGGTTGAAGACGTATGAAATCCCTCCAGACTACAGTGGTAATCATTTGTCTTCTTGTCATTTATTTGTTATGATGTTTTaactaatttaaatttttttttttttttacatatcaTTTGATTTAACACATAACATTgttatatgtatgcatgtatatagcAAAGGCGAAGACATGGGCAACAACACACCATACAAAGTTCCACAGGCCTCTGTCCTTGATTTGTAAGAAATAcccctgtctgacagtgaaaagtTTGGCCAAAATACTGCAGTGATTCACACAGCGGTCCCAGACCTGCCCTGCTGACACGCCTGTCACGTACACCCCTCACGGTAGTGAGAATTGGTATACCCCAGGCCCCTTTGAATAAACTCACCAGAAAGAGAGTGTTGCCACAGCGTCTATATTCACTGGATCAAAGCAGTGAACGAGCCTCGGACACTCAGGGCAGCAGGCCCCCTCGTCTCCACCCTTCCTTGAGGTACAGAGTCCCAGACTCTAGGCGTGCACAGTGTTAACCTGCTGCTCCGAGCACCCAAGTCCTCTCACACGACTGAAAATGCAGACAATGccaaattgtagtggcaattctgcagaataaagaaacactcaggacaaccacttgtctttctgtaggtttacttcaaacGTCTGCAGCcagactcacagcagcaaaacatacatcagtaatCTGCCCTGAATGAGTACCgagggaaaggagcatcagttatttatccagtcttcagggtcaggctcctcagcccggggagaagagtgtcccctgaagtctggacataacattcaataggatgttttgtagttccatatcatcattatcagtgtactgttctcatcacgcagtccatacactcatacacagatcaagtattgacgtcaaacaattatgtatagcatctgtatgttactatatcagagagtctgtttgcTCTTTCCATTACACCAGTCTTTGGAGTTTTTGAATCTTTGTTCAAGTAGACATGCCTGATGCCGAATGTTAATGTCGTTCATGATTCCTCACTCTTGTTTTTACCTCTGAAGATGTGGTGTTGCCGGAGAAACCCAAACTGAAGTTTGTGAACAAGGTACCTAACTTCAAAAAGGCcaagaaagagatgaagaagCTACGGGATATCCAAGGCCCAGCTAGGGCGGCAAATACCTTCACTACAGGACAGTATGCTATTGTGGTGAGTGCATTTATCTTCTGTAAACACAGCTGTTTAGGGATATCTGACAACTGCTTCAAGCATTGAAGTCTATGAAGATTATATTACCTGCAGtaacttgtttttaatattaaacCTTAAGTAACTGTTTATCAGCAGAATCGTAATGCCAACTGTTAAATAATTCAGTCCTTACAGGATATGAGTACAAAGGGCTTAGATATTTCTTATTTCTAGTACAGAATATACACTGGAActtttcacttcagttttacaTTTATGCAAATAAGAAGATGACTCAATCTGTTTGAGAAGTGTAATTCAACATATTATGTGACTTAAAAtattatccagtcttgtgtcaGGAGCGATAGCTCTTATAACTTAGAGAAATTATCAACATTATCTTTCCACCTAACTTTCTCCCTTCATACATATGTTCTAACTTTATACTTATGCCAAGTGAAAAAAAGTGGTTAATCAGAGCATAACATTTGAAAGTGacttccctctttctgtctctctctctgatgctCAGGCGTTGGGAGGGGGCTACCTTCATTGGGGTCACATAGAGATGATTCGTCTGACCATCAACCGCAAGATGGATTCGCGGACTACATTTGCCCGCTGGCGCATCAATGGCCCATATAAGCCCATCACACGTAAAGGTCTGGGTCAGCGCATGGGTGGGGGCAAGGGAGCCATCGACCACTATGTGACACCTGTCCGCTACGGACGTTTAATCGTAGAGGTGGGAGGAAAGGTGGAGCTGGGGGAGGTTGAGCATATCTTGATTGAAGTTGCAAAGAAGCTGCCCTTCCCTGCCAAGGTAAGAtggcagatactgtatatatatatatatatatatatatatatatatatatatatatatactgccAGTTGCTGTCTTAATAAATTTGATATAATATATTCTGAAAGAGTTTCAATTAATGTAATTTGAGGTCTTAAAGTGAAAGGTAAAGGTAGATAAAGGTAGAATCTGTTGTaaggctgttgtattagactgcattagttttagctaggtgttcCCCATAATCTGACAGCTGATTATATAAATGGGCTGAAGAAAAGTGGACCAGGGccagagccttggggaactccagTTTACTTTATAAGAAAGATTACTTCTCATAGTTATCTAGAAAGCTCTGATGAAGCCTCTTGGCAAAAGTGTAATGAATAGTTTGCCGAGATGAATGTACACAAACATGTTACACCAATGTAACTAGTAAATATATGCTACACATTGAATTTTGCCTGTGTTTACCACCTAATAACTGTTTAAACCCCTAATCAATTATAACAGTTTCTCTGCACAAAGTACCTATAAGTCTGGCTCATTTCCCTCTGCATACAACCTTTGTTgtaatacacaaaaataaaaatatagttaaaTCTTTTAACATTTGCTCTTGTTGGAATTAAAATGTTATGCACAACACTTTTTATCACTTTAATTATGGATTTGAAATTACTGCACTTCAGACAGTTTTTTCAAAACCCCTTGGTGTTACAATAAGTTAgtcctatttatttatttcaggtaATGAGCAGAGAGAGCCTTGCAGCCCTGCACAAGAAGCAAGCTGATATGGAGCAGAACAACCAGAATCCCTGGACCTTCAAGCAGATAGCGCACGGCAACATGCTGGGTATCAGGAGGGTGCTCAGCCCCTTTGACCTGCACAACCATGGATGCTTCACAGGCAAATTTCACCTCCCGGGGAGGGTGTGACAGGCCTGAAGGACAGAAATCAATACTGTATCATATTGTGACACCATCCAGACCACACCATTGAAGAAGCAACCAAAATTTTGAAAGGGTCTGACTTTCAGTCATATTTTGGAatcttctttcatttttgttttataacacaaatgtatttcacattttgttaaagggatattttttcccttttctgctTAAAAACTAAT contains:
- the mrpl16 gene encoding 39S ribosomal protein L16, mitochondrial; the protein is MISFIKAAVGGLTGISRVHGHQGLLHSHLKVLAAGLKTYEIPPDYSDVVLPEKPKLKFVNKVPNFKKAKKEMKKLRDIQGPARAANTFTTGQYAIVALGGGYLHWGHIEMIRLTINRKMDSRTTFARWRINGPYKPITRKGLGQRMGGGKGAIDHYVTPVRYGRLIVEVGGKVELGEVEHILIEVAKKLPFPAKVMSRESLAALHKKQADMEQNNQNPWTFKQIAHGNMLGIRRVLSPFDLHNHGCFTGKFHLPGRV
- the LOC122878052 gene encoding tyrosinase-like; this encodes MLLSLQWFCLVLLLYLMSLRGVQAQFPRPCTTPEALQTRMCCPLWNGSPCGFSSGRGVCAPHPARDLPKPVDYRVNWPRAFYDSVCTCWGNYDGFDCGQCLPGWRGPQCLQRHHVERKEITDLTDSERETFLSSLHLAKQSPSSRYMILTSNDTTVDGNYGFHNTNVYDLYVWMHYYSAKSYSGSENNAAHRGPAFIFWHRVFLLFIERDIRELTGNQDFYIPYWDWSRTNHCNICTNQYFGGVGQDGRIDTASLFSKWKTTCPFQQSLGIICISDASDPAHLIRNPGKDPVYKTLPTTEDVEDTMATPLFDTPPFDITSRNSFRNTLEGFEIPDDSRHLNASMHNLVHRYFNGTMSLVPTAANDPIFMLHHSFIDKLLERWLQDHSEATYPDSDQVHPAQRAQAYMAPFFPLYTNNYYWGRDTQSLGYSYKEHSLHHSGAENNETARQAAGLLEESTASGVQWQWPVLGVFSILLLCLCVGAAIKYKDKIWQTQDTETEEKQTEFENRFNSLYAVWIKERNGNTDKSSAADVASDGAHSQDAAPRPPSEGRRESEETTVNVEIHL
- the txnl4b gene encoding thioredoxin-like protein 4B; protein product: MSLFLPKLTCKKDIDEVIKGVAEKVLVLRFGRDEDSVCLHLDEILSKTAHDLSNMASIYIVDVDKAPIYTRYFDISYIPSTVFFFNGQHMKVDYGSPDHTKFVGSFKTKQDFKDLIEVIYRGAMRGKMIVQSPIDPQNIPKYDLLYHGI